Proteins from a genomic interval of Fundulus heteroclitus isolate FHET01 chromosome 21, MU-UCD_Fhet_4.1, whole genome shotgun sequence:
- the LOC105921806 gene encoding cell death activator CIDE-A, translating into MAPLSIQSGVNYAKTLLPETLKRSVSTVQTTISRHILPTPQPRCYKVCTHSRRRRRSLVAATRPELLEQAASVFMMSCCSLLTLVLEEDGTVVDSEDFFQSLPSTTPLMVLDAGEMWSHSKILPSFREPKKKGVAKVTFDLYKVHPKDFLCCLTVRATLYEVYTLSYDFRCARVKQVLRSVLRCVTCLTRITGQLLLCTSSSLLHFTADDKDAS; encoded by the exons ATGGCTCCGCTGTCCATCCAGTCAGGAGTGAATTACGCCAAGACGCTGCTGCCGGAGACCCTGAAGAG gTCGGTGTCGACGGTGCAGACCACCATCTCTCGCCACATCCTGCCGACCCCACAGCCTCGCTGCTATAAGGTCTGCACCCACAGCCGGCGGCGGCGCAGGAGTCTGGTGGCGGCGACGCGTCCTGAGCTGCTGGAGCAG GCGGCGAGCGTCTTCATGATGTCCTGCTGCAGCCTGCTGACGCTGGTCCTGGAGGAGGACGGCACCGTGGTGGACTCAGAGGACTTCTTCCAGTCGCTGCCCAGCACCACGCCACTGATGGTCCTGGATGCAGGAGAGATGTGGAGCCACAGCAAG ATCCTGCCGAGCTTCCGAGAGCCGAAGAAGAAAGGGGTCGCCAAagtgacctttgacctttacAAAGTGCACCCTAAAGACTTCCTGTGCTGCCTGACGGTCAGAGCCACGCTGTACGAGGTCTACACGCTGTCCTACGACTTCAGGTGCGCCAGAGTCAAGCAGGTGCTCAG GTCCGTCCTGCGCTGCGTCACCTGTCTGACCAGAATCACCGGCCAGCTGCTGCTCTGCACGTCCTCCTCGCTGCTGCACTTCACCGCAGACGACAAGGACGCCTCCTAG